The genomic interval GATCAGCGCCTCGCGGCGGCCGCGCTCGGGCCAGGCGCGGCCGTTCCGGCTGAAGAGGATGCGCCCGTACTCGGTGATCGTCTGCGGCTTCGCCACGCCGAAGCGGAGGTGGCTGTACTGGTCGATCAGGTCGAGGATGGCCTCGGTGTTGCTGCCGGTCCGCTCGGTGTGCGTGCCCTCGATGTTGATGCCGTCGTAGAGGTGCGTGGAGAAGAAGTCCATCTCCGCGCCGGCGACGTCCATGAACATCTTCTGGTTGGCGTGCCACTGCCCGAAGCCGGCGGCCTCGACTTCGGCCCAGGCAGCCGAGTAGCCACCCACGAGCACGCCGGGCGTCCTCTCGCGGATGGCGCGGGCGGTGACGACGTGCTGCTCGGCCATCTGCCGCCGCGTGGTGCCGATCTCCGCCGCGTGCACGAAGGGCTCGTTGAAGACCTCGTACAGCCTCGGCCGGTCCGCGTCGGTGTAGAACTCGGCGAGGAAGGTGCTGACCCAGGCGGCGGCGGCTTCGGGCGTGCGCGGGCCCCAGGCGGTGAAGTCGTTGCCGGGGATGCCCACCATGAACTGCGGGTGCGTGCAGAGCACGACGTCTCGCATCAGCTCGGGGTCGTGCCGCGGGTTCGCCGCGGCCTCGGCACGGGCCCGGCGTCCCGCTTCGGCGAGCGCGGCGAGGTCGGGCATGCCGGCGTGGTCCGGGTCGGCGGGGGTGCGGCCCATCCGCCAGGTCTGCACGCCGCCGTCGCGGCCCCAGGCGACGCCGAGCTCCTCGGTCAGGTAGCGGAACTGCTCATCGGAGGTGTCCGGGTCGGTGGGCGAGCCGTGCAGCGTGATGAACTGCGTGCGGTCGAACGCGGTCACGCCGCCGATGGACAGGGCGGTCCGCGGGTGGACGGTCACGGTGGCGGTCTGGGCGGTCGCCGAGCACGGGGCCGCCGCGAGCGTGGCGGCGGCGGCGAGGGCGTGGATCTTCGGGAGGCGCATGTCGGTGGGGGCTGCGGGAGAGACACCAATATGGTTGACAATCAGCCATCGCGTGCGGGCCCGAGGGCCTGCGCCAGGTCCACCCGTTCCAGCACGCCGAGGTCGGTCCGGCGGCTCGCGTTGAGCACCTCCCCGCCGGCGGCCTCGAAGGCCCGGCGGGCGGCGGTGAAGGCGGCGGCTTGCCGATCGAGGCGGGGGAACGTCCACGCCTCGCCCGCGGGGCGGTAATCGGCGGAGAAGTGGTTGCGTTCGCCCCCGCCGATCAGCTGCCGGCCGTGGAGGGTGGCCACCGCGTCCGCGTGCTTCCTGGGCGTGTGGAAGCGGAAGTCGACGCCGAGGAGGACCACGCGGCGGACGCCCATGAAGTACGCGGCCTGGAGCTGGTCGTGGAGCACGGTCGACCCGCCGTAGACGCCGACCCGCAGGTCGGTGGAGAAGTACCCGCGGCGGCGCGCGGGGTCGGTGAGGGGGCGCGGGAGCTGCTTGAGCCAGACGGCGTCGACGCCGGGGAGGAAGCGCTGGCAGCAGTCGGCGAGCAGGGGGACGGCGCCGGGGTTGGCGGCGAGCAGCGCGGCGCCGTGCTGGCGGGCCACCTCCACGTCGGCGACGTGGAAGTACGTCGGCCTCCAGGGCGTGTGCGGGTAGATCAGGTGGATCTTGTTCGAAGCGAACGAGAGGCGTCCCGCGATCGCGGTGAGATCCGCGGCGGCGAGGCTGGGCCCGTTGCCGAGGAGGAAGGCGGTCTCGCCGGCGTGCCGGTCCCGGAGGCGCTCGACGGCCCGGTCGTTGGCGGTGAGCGGCGGGAGCCTCGCCGTCGCCAGGCGGCGCAGGCGTCCGGCGTGGCGTCCGGCGTAGGCGAGTGCTCGGGCGGCGGGGTGCATGCGGGGCGGCAGGAGAGCGTGGGCGGGCGGCGGTGTCGAATCCGGTGCCGCCGCCGCGGGGCCGGCCGAATTGCCGCGCCGCCGGAGCGGGGGCGTCGCCCGGGGCGGCGCC from Phycisphaera mikurensis NBRC 102666 carries:
- a CDS encoding beta-agarase, which produces MRLPKIHALAAAATLAAAPCSATAQTATVTVHPRTALSIGGVTAFDRTQFITLHGSPTDPDTSDEQFRYLTEELGVAWGRDGGVQTWRMGRTPADPDHAGMPDLAALAEAGRRARAEAAANPRHDPELMRDVVLCTHPQFMVGIPGNDFTAWGPRTPEAAAAWVSTFLAEFYTDADRPRLYEVFNEPFVHAAEIGTTRRQMAEQHVVTARAIRERTPGVLVGGYSAAWAEVEAAGFGQWHANQKMFMDVAGAEMDFFSTHLYDGINIEGTHTERTGSNTEAILDLIDQYSHLRFGVAKPQTITEYGRILFSRNGRAWPERGRREALILRSMIGMNHTFMDHPDRILKAIPFILGVGDWTYGLGDNTEEEPYDYLLFRRNGGADHHVPTGLEHFYRFWKGVEGDWRSHSSTDPDVRVHVLADGRRLSLVLTNLDDAAHAVALRGLDGLDVGRVTLRSLTTDGGFPQLTERALPAVPAAIDLAVGGSALLTIDSRVDLAVEATLQRRRTYATDYLQPIAAGEPVGFTFQGTPTGPGGNARLRLSIARDPALSLSPELSVNGERVPFPEDWMGGDQAGRPTFYGMIPVDVPSGLLRDTTHVRLVFPDSGGHVAAAVLETTLPR
- a CDS encoding motility associated factor glycosyltransferase family protein gives rise to the protein MHPAARALAYAGRHAGRLRRLATARLPPLTANDRAVERLRDRHAGETAFLLGNGPSLAAADLTAIAGRLSFASNKIHLIYPHTPWRPTYFHVADVEVARQHGAALLAANPGAVPLLADCCQRFLPGVDAVWLKQLPRPLTDPARRRGYFSTDLRVGVYGGSTVLHDQLQAAYFMGVRRVVLLGVDFRFHTPRKHADAVATLHGRQLIGGGERNHFSADYRPAGEAWTFPRLDRQAAAFTAARRAFEAAGGEVLNASRRTDLGVLERVDLAQALGPARDG